One Defluviitoga tunisiensis genomic window carries:
- a CDS encoding aminopeptidase: MDIHELEKKLTIQKKSVWSKRDIDSIEGYTSKYKKFIDYSKTERLAVKYSIKLLEDNGFKPLSYYEGIGKIDLGDKIYFVNREKSLFAIKYNHSMKNGINLVGAHIDSPRFDFKPEPLIEDENIAMAKTHYYGGVKKYHWFNIPLELHGVVVKSDGTKVEVSIGDDENDPIFVISDLLPHLDKELPNKKVSEAFDPEKMNLILGTISITYENDKKVNNPVKLNVLKILFEKYGIIEEDLVSAELEVVPALKARDVGLDRSLMASYGHDDRVCAYTALTGLIDSSSSLKNPAVLLVDKEEIGSDGNTGAKNHFWINVIRKIMHLAKEEKVCSIIDDVISNSALLSADVSAAVDPNYKEAHDLSNAPRLGYGITLMKYTGSGGKSRTNDANAELLAKVRNLFNKEDISWQVGELGKVDRGGGGTIALFFAEKGLDVLDAGVPLLGMHSPYEIASKADIYETYLAYKTFFEKFGK, encoded by the coding sequence ATGGACATACACGAATTAGAAAAAAAACTAACAATTCAAAAGAAAAGTGTCTGGAGCAAAAGAGATATAGACAGTATCGAAGGTTATACTTCTAAGTACAAAAAATTCATAGATTATTCAAAGACAGAAAGGCTAGCGGTAAAATATTCCATTAAATTACTTGAAGATAATGGATTTAAACCCTTGTCTTATTATGAAGGTATTGGAAAGATAGATTTAGGAGACAAAATATATTTTGTAAATAGAGAGAAATCATTATTTGCTATTAAGTATAATCATTCAATGAAAAATGGTATTAACTTAGTAGGAGCTCATATTGATTCACCTAGATTTGATTTTAAACCCGAGCCACTCATAGAAGATGAGAATATTGCCATGGCAAAAACTCATTATTATGGTGGAGTAAAAAAGTATCACTGGTTTAATATACCTCTTGAATTGCATGGAGTAGTAGTAAAAAGTGACGGTACCAAAGTGGAAGTATCTATAGGAGATGACGAAAATGATCCAATATTTGTCATTTCTGATCTTTTACCACATCTTGATAAAGAATTACCAAATAAAAAAGTATCAGAGGCTTTTGACCCAGAAAAAATGAATTTAATTTTAGGTACCATTTCTATTACCTATGAAAATGATAAAAAAGTTAATAATCCAGTGAAATTAAATGTGTTGAAGATACTGTTTGAGAAATATGGAATTATTGAAGAGGATCTTGTAAGTGCCGAATTAGAAGTCGTTCCGGCTCTAAAAGCAAGAGATGTAGGTTTGGATAGAAGTTTAATGGCTTCTTATGGTCATGATGATAGAGTTTGTGCCTATACAGCACTTACTGGTTTAATTGATTCTAGTTCTTCTTTAAAAAATCCTGCAGTATTGTTGGTTGATAAGGAAGAAATTGGGAGTGATGGGAATACCGGAGCAAAGAATCATTTTTGGATTAATGTAATTAGAAAGATCATGCATCTAGCTAAAGAAGAAAAGGTATGTAGTATTATTGATGATGTTATTTCTAATTCAGCATTACTTTCCGCTGATGTATCTGCTGCGGTAGACCCTAATTACAAGGAGGCACATGATTTATCAAATGCACCTAGATTGGGATATGGAATAACCTTAATGAAGTATACAGGTTCAGGAGGGAAATCAAGAACAAATGATGCCAACGCTGAGCTATTAGCAAAGGTTAGGAATCTATTCAACAAGGAAGATATTTCTTGGCAGGTTGGTGAATTAGGAAAAGTCGATAGAGGAGGAGGAGGTACTATAGCCCTTTTCTTTGCTGAAAAAGGACTTGACGTTTTAGATGCGGGTGTGCCGCTATTAGGAATGCATTCACCTTATGAGATAGCCTCAAAAGCGGATATCTATGAAACTTATCTGGCATATAAAACTTTTTTTGAAAAATTTGGAAAATGA
- the glpX gene encoding class II fructose-bisphosphatase, which translates to MDKIIYPELTMDLVRVTEASALLSSLYLGCGNMEKIKAVSIDAMRGMLDYIDFKGKIVISKYDKDSSGMLYTGEKVGTWKNDFPEMDIAVDPIDGVKLATFGLPNALSVVIATVKGGITLLPTFYSYKLAVGPELKGKLDIRKSVKENIKIACETLKVNPSNLTFVLLNRQRHEEIIEDITQSGARIKLISDGDITPAIATSVPNSGVDIYIGIGGTLEGILAAGALSTLNGEIQMKLWPRDRNESHLISEKGWDTEKIFFTEDLINGEDIIFSSTGITDGDLLDGVKFVKEFAYTHTLTMRKKSATVRKINTEHNLKNKTIRLKSLEKDEKLIELRKIL; encoded by the coding sequence ATGGATAAAATAATATATCCCGAATTAACAATGGATTTGGTTAGAGTAACCGAAGCATCTGCATTACTAAGTAGTTTGTATCTAGGATGTGGTAACATGGAAAAAATCAAAGCTGTCTCTATTGATGCTATGAGGGGAATGCTTGATTATATTGATTTCAAAGGAAAAATTGTTATTAGTAAATATGACAAAGATTCTTCAGGAATGCTTTATACTGGAGAAAAAGTGGGAACTTGGAAGAACGATTTTCCAGAGATGGATATTGCTGTGGACCCAATAGATGGGGTGAAACTTGCTACTTTTGGATTACCAAATGCCCTAAGCGTTGTTATAGCAACAGTTAAAGGTGGAATAACATTGCTACCAACATTCTATTCTTATAAATTGGCCGTGGGGCCTGAATTAAAAGGTAAGCTAGATATAAGAAAATCAGTGAAAGAAAATATAAAAATAGCTTGCGAAACTTTGAAAGTTAATCCTAGCAATTTAACTTTTGTCCTTTTAAACAGGCAAAGACACGAAGAAATTATTGAAGATATCACTCAAAGTGGCGCACGGATCAAATTAATAAGTGATGGAGATATTACACCTGCCATTGCTACATCTGTGCCTAATAGTGGAGTTGATATTTACATAGGTATTGGAGGAACTTTAGAAGGAATATTGGCAGCAGGTGCGTTGAGTACTCTCAATGGAGAAATACAGATGAAATTATGGCCAAGAGATAGGAATGAATCGCATTTGATTTCCGAAAAGGGATGGGACACAGAAAAAATATTTTTTACTGAGGATCTTATAAATGGCGAAGATATAATATTTTCTTCTACTGGTATTACTGACGGAGACCTTTTAGATGGTGTCAAATTTGTAAAAGAATTTGCATATACTCATACATTAACAATGAGAAAAAAGAGTGCAACAGTAAGAAAAATAAATACTGAGCACAATTTGAAAAACAAAACTATTAGATTAAAATCACTAGAAAAAGACGAAAAACTAATAGAATTAAGAAAAATCTTATAA